The Vitis riparia cultivar Riparia Gloire de Montpellier isolate 1030 chromosome 3, EGFV_Vit.rip_1.0, whole genome shotgun sequence genome segment CCTAGGATCTTGTTAGCATTGCTTTAGATGgacaagattttttttctttgggaatTAGTAGTTGACTTCAGACTCCATGATTTTTTGATAGGTGAATAAAGATGGTGGGTTAGAAACCCCTAATAGAAAAGGGGGTGTGCAACTACACAATGTATACAAGTAGCGCATTAGAAAACAAACCAATACTTCTTTCTAAATAATCAATCCACATACTATCAACAACGTccaaaaagagtaaaaaataacCCAATTCTCTGCTATACCATGTAAACAGGGCCTTAAGAAGCATACCCTTATCTCCAAGCTTGACCATTCCATGCCTTAGAAAGTTTTCCAAAGTGTGTGCCAAAAACGACTTAAGGGAATTAGTCTCCAAATTATTGTGCGCTAGCTCCCACAAAATCACTGTACTAACTAAGAAGAACATCTCTACCTAAATGTGGGAGTATACAATAATTAGGGAGATGTGGATGTGATTAATATAATCAATAGCTTCATTACAAAAGCAACATTTATTGGCCATACTCCATCCTCTCCTCATTAGGTGGTCTATAGTTAGAATTTCTTCCATGCTGTTACCCACACCAAAAACTTAATTCTTGAGGGTGCTTTTGAATTCCAAATCAGCTTAGCATGAAGGTGGGTGCCTTCACCCAAAACCTGTCTAATTTTACTCCAGACTGACACCTTGCAATGCTATGAGATGATGGTTTGAGGTACAAATGTTTCGTATAGAAGATTGCATTAAGTCAGGTATTTTATGACAGAGTACTATGCCCCTCTACAGCACACCAAAGTCTTATTCCATATTTTTGgagttttctctctctctgtttaGACATCAGGAAAGTTTACAAAGGGAATATTGAGGAATCCTTCAAGAAGCATAAACAACCTTAAgaaacaaaacagaaaaaaagaaaaagagaaccaAAATTGGAGACAGTTAGACCAACCTTGATCTTAAATACCATACCTGTAATGAAATGCTAagtaagttttattttttctggCAAGTAAATAATTATAACTAGGAAAGTAAGGTTCTGAATTCTGATGTACACTTTTAGTAGATATTTCCTCTATGAATCTTTACAGCCTTTTCATTTGATATTGAGGATCCCAGCAGGTTTTGTTATGgccttttccttcttttgttgATGATCTCACATGGTTTGAGTGCCAAATGAAGTCTCCAGGGTTAGTATTTACCAATCACTAAAAAATATGCGTACATCTTTAGAGGAGATCAAGCCTTGATTAAATTTTGTTCATCAAAATATCACTGAACAAAATCTCTCACTCTTCTAGTTGTTAAATCCCCAGCTCTCAACTTCAGTGCTATTAGGAtgccttaaaattttaaagtatacTAGTCAGCCTCATCTCCTGGGCACGTTAGCATGATAATCCTAGGTACTCATAAAATCTGCAAAATCTCGTAACATTGTGTTCTCAGGTTCAGTTGTTcttaaaatagataaataagtgAGGTTGATTCTGTTTTGCTCTAATGagtttgaaaacaaataaaggaatTAGAAAAACATGATTCATCTGTACTTTTATCCACTGTACACCAATCAGAtaaggaataaaaattattaatagagTTGAAATCTgtctaaatgaaattaaatcattGCAAGGAGCAATATTACTTTGATAAAGGTCAGTTCAACAAACCCTTACTTCCAAGTCCTTGGGCTTGCCTTCTTCATCATTCAGCTCAATTTAAGGCTCTGTAGTAATATTGTATTTCATCATCACATCCTCATAAAATCGAGGAAATGGAATGTTTCATCAGATACAGGCTTCTGATTCTGTAACCATCCTAACAAGCATAAAGCTATTGGTACAGTTCAGGCACTCTTTTCCAATTTTAACCACCATATCAAGTACTTAAAAAACTGGAAATATTCTGAAACTCCAGTTATTTATATAATGATTTTGTATTGTTTGAGAATTAGTTTGCTTTCTTGGACTCATATAATTCTCCTGTATTCACTGTCATTATAGTTGTCTCTTCCCATTGTATGCTAATCTTTCCTCTTCCTATTTCACGGTGTTTTTCAATGcctaatcatattcattttttctcttgCTTGTTATGAAAGTTAGTAGAGGAGTCTTGCTAAGGGACAGTTTGGATATGTTTAAAGAGGTTTAGATCTCTTGGGCTGAGACTGACTTATAGCCCTGAAAGTGTATCTTCTTCTGTGATGATCAAGATGAGGAAATTTTGCCATCTCACTAATTCCTCTCATTTTGTGAAATTGACAGCGTCCTCAACTACAGTCTTCAATTTATTAACTTCTGCCAcctatattcatatattttcctttcttctaaTGGCATTGTTCCCTGGAATTTTGTAGGCATGGCTGTGGGTGATGATATTATGATTGAAGGTTCggtttcttctcttcttctcaaTTCCTTGGAGTCCAACCAAGATGCAGGTTCACTTTCTCCTGAAGACGTGGCCTGGGTTGACTCCTGCCTGATTAAAGATCCTGAAGTTTCCGATAGTGACTGGAATTCATTGAAAGATGCCTTACTAGAAATCCTCAATGTTCAACCCAATGCTCTTGGCACTTCTGGAGCTGGAAATGTTGTTTTTCCAAGCAGAGCAGACATGGAGATGCTTCCTTCCAATGATGAAGCAGAAAATGCTCTTCTGCCAACCACAGATGATTATCCCATTCctataaatgaagtggaagaaAACTGTGATGACATTCCGGACAACCAAAAAGCTCATAATTTCCGATCCCGAGCTTACTTGGGAAATGTTTTTCTCCCAAGTTACAACGAGGAGAATCAGAGAGAAAGCAGAAATACCGATTTGAGTTCTTTAGGAGATGAGATAGAACCATCAACTGATGATATCTTCAAGGTCTGGGACTTGGAAATCCCAGCTGAGGAAGATGAGCTCATTCAACAGTTGAACAAGGCCCTCACAGACATTTCCTCACCATCTATACCTGCATCATTTGATGATTTGGGCAAGTGGAAAGATTTGAAAGGGGAACTACTTGATGATCTCGTTTCCGGCATTGCAGACTTGTCATTGGATAAAAAAACTGCTTAAGAATATTGTGTTAGAATCAGATATTAAGATGTGTTTAGTCAGTTTGCATAATTTAAGTTCCACTAACGAAAAGGATCCACCACGAGTTGCATTCTGGGGGTTATAATCTTATTTCGATATCACTCTGGGTTTTATGTTGATCTCTTTCTTCATTATGTTAGTTATACTGACTTGAATGTTCAAATGCTGGAGACGAAGTAGAAAATCTTGAACAGGCCTTGTTTTCCAATTACAAAAAATGTGTAACCAATTTTTGGCGGAAATCAGTTTTTTCAGAGTTTGTTTCGAAAACAGGCAATTTTTTTGAAGCAAATTTAAGATGTTttagaagttattttttatgaagtttttttaGGAACAATTTAAAGAAGGAAGAATGCTTTAATAAATGTATAGTAACAAGATAAGTTGAGAAAAcagttttttcatatttgaattaagaactgttttaaaaaacagttattcaaaaaaaattgttgtcaaaCTGGACCTCCCCCGGTCAGAATGTCACATTCATATGACAAATTCCACATCCACAACTGGTTAGTACCAAATATATTCATATGATAAATTTTCTTGATATCTTGTGataatattacaatatatttgaaaatatattgccAATCTGGAAGCACTGCATCAATACCCCACCTTGGTCTAGTTTTCTAAAAGCaataaacaataaacaaatatgaaaagcaTTATCTTCCAACCataaacaactaaaaacaatcaaatacaTCCACAACAAAATCAAATGGACAAAAATAAGGATGATTCTTAATTCTTTTTAAGTTATAATCACCAAAAGATCAATGGGGGTGGCTGGGCAGTGTACAAAACAAGAACCATCCAGCATGAGAAGAATATTTGACTTGATCTCAATTGTGCTTGAAAGACCGTCAAGGGGGTTTTATGTGGCACAAAGTAAGTTGAATGAAAAATGAACTGTCATAGCCTTTGCTCATTGGGGTTTTCAAGTACTGGGACTCCTGGTCCATAAATCAAACGGCAGCGGTCACTGAATGAACCAACCAGTCGAGAGACCACCTCCTTGAAGAACACGGATGCCACCTGTTCATCAGAAAGCCATCACCAAGTTAAAATGCTCTGACCTTCAAATTCTCAACTATCTAGTTTGAAATTGACTAGTAAAAACTAGATATgataataacaaattataatatCTTGAACCTCTGTACCCTAAAATCATATCAATCAAAATCGAGATATGAACCTAGAcctagaataaaaaaatcaacaaggATGTAACTAGGTTGAAGATAAGCATGGGTTCCTTTTGTTCTGGTGTTCCTGTGTGCTGCTTGGTACAGCTAAAGAAGGGATCAGGATAAGCATGTGAGTATGATTTCTTATAATCCAATCATATTATGGACATGCCCCAATGCATACAAAATGGCCAGATTGGGTTCAGGAACTTGGACAATAACTGTAACTAGTGTCTATTAACACATCTTGAAAAggttaaaaacaaaagagatgGAGGTAGAACTAGAGAGAAGACATGTAGGTCTGTTTTAACAGAATGTATGAACACATATAAAAAAAGGCATGGTATAAGGATTCAAGCGACCGCCTCAATGTAGCTGCAGCCATGACAGTAGAAGTGGTGTAGTGAATCTGACATGGAGAAGCTAGAGGTGACAGCATTGCGGTATTTGGTATCATAGAGGGATTAACAGTGCTGCTAGTTGGTAAATTGGCATTAGAGGAGATGCTGGTGTTGTTATTGGAAGTGATTGGTGGTGGTGGCAATGGTAGTGTTGGCATAAACAGCATGGCCCAGG includes the following:
- the LOC117909409 gene encoding uncharacterized protein LOC117909409 isoform X1 — protein: MLFIPNIRVSILEASRNRNDIKGMAVGDDIMIEGSVSSLLLNSLESNQDAGSLSPEDVAWVDSCLIKDPEVSDSDWNSLKDALLEILNVQPNALGTSGAGNVVFPSRADMEMLPSNDEAENALLPTTDDYPIPINEVEENCDDIPDNQKAHNFRSRAYLGNVFLPSYNEENQRESRNTDLSSLGDEIEPSTDDIFKVWDLEIPAEEDELIQQLNKALTDISSPSIPASFDDLGKWKDLKGELLDDLVSGIADLSLDKKTA
- the LOC117909409 gene encoding uncharacterized protein LOC117909409 isoform X2 gives rise to the protein MAVGDDIMIEGSVSSLLLNSLESNQDAGSLSPEDVAWVDSCLIKDPEVSDSDWNSLKDALLEILNVQPNALGTSGAGNVVFPSRADMEMLPSNDEAENALLPTTDDYPIPINEVEENCDDIPDNQKAHNFRSRAYLGNVFLPSYNEENQRESRNTDLSSLGDEIEPSTDDIFKVWDLEIPAEEDELIQQLNKALTDISSPSIPASFDDLGKWKDLKGELLDDLVSGIADLSLDKKTA